Proteins encoded in a region of the Spinacia oleracea cultivar Varoflay unplaced genomic scaffold, BTI_SOV_V1 SOVchr0_013, whole genome shotgun sequence genome:
- the LOC130464892 gene encoding uncharacterized protein → MSSSRIKANPQAASMYLKVVFNAEIEKEKKGDPNITKWFLIPYHQENHWILYVLDLRRGCAYIFDSAIGSNRENSAWGILCLAYQVYKFNDGICPNRATMQGLKGFHVKCAQQVGAHECGYYVMKFMHEIVTLHHNTDERLDNAYTPRNAPYTDEEIDVVREQWAKFFTTEYLFT, encoded by the exons ATGTCAAGCTCTAGAATCAAGGCCAACCCTCAGGCTGCATCAATGTATTTGAAAGTAGTTTTCAatgctgaaattgaaaaggagaagaagGGTGATCCTAACATTACCAAGTGGTTTTTGATCCCATACCATCAAGA AaatcattggattttgtacgtGTTAGACCTACGTAGAGGTTGTGCGTATATTTTCGACTCTGCGATAGGTTCCAACCGAGAAAATAGTGCATGGGGAATCTTGTGTTT ggcataccaagtgtacaagtttAATGATGGGATTTGTCCGAATAGAGCGACTATGCAGGGGTTGAAAGGCTTCCATGTAAAG tgtgctcaacaagtcggcgcccacgagtgtggctattacgttatgaagttcatgcatGAAATAGTCACGTTACACCATAACACTGATGAGCGGTTAGACAAT gcttacactccaagaaatgcgccttataccgatgaggaaatagatgtggttcgtgagcaatgggctaagttttttacaaccgagtatttatttacttag